The Gimibacter soli genome includes a region encoding these proteins:
- a CDS encoding sodium:solute symporter encodes MVSSASAMLGNLDYSIIGIYFSAIFLLGIWFAKRSHSAEDYFLAGRKSTWPIIGLSLFASNISGTTLVGLAGDAYATGISVYNYEWLAAVILAFFAIFVLPFVLRSRVFTMPEYLERRYDKRARVYFSVLTLFLTIVIDTAATLYAGGLMLKLFFPDTPMWVTITGLATFAGAYTIAGGLAAVMYTDSVQAVILLVGCTVISVIAYNTVGGWDAITAAVPETKLSLIRPLDDPGMPWLGLLLGAPLLGFYVWCNNQFMVQRVLSAKSIEHGRWGALFGGLLKLPVLFLMVLPGTAAIILFPELERADLVFPTLLTHLLPTGLLGLVLAGFLAAIMSQVTSTVNSAATLVTMDFIKPRWPELKADRMVAVGRLVTLCILLAAILWAPQIGKFDSLFKYLQKILTYAVTPTVALFILGSFWRGANATGAIATLGLGTLAGAICFVLIEVTGTFHLHFLYMAPILFAFSCLVLVVASGLKRGSEVSDVENYVWTVAGYRAETEALKALPWWQNYRLHALALTVIATVIVVSFR; translated from the coding sequence ATGGTGTCATCTGCCAGTGCCATGCTCGGCAATCTCGATTATTCGATCATCGGCATCTATTTCAGCGCCATTTTCCTTCTCGGCATCTGGTTCGCCAAACGGTCCCATTCGGCCGAGGACTATTTCCTCGCCGGCCGCAAATCGACCTGGCCGATCATCGGCCTGTCGCTTTTTGCGTCCAACATCTCGGGTACCACGCTCGTCGGGCTCGCAGGCGACGCCTACGCCACGGGTATCTCGGTCTATAACTATGAATGGCTGGCTGCTGTCATCCTCGCTTTCTTCGCGATCTTCGTGCTGCCGTTTGTGCTGCGTTCCCGCGTCTTTACAATGCCAGAATATCTGGAACGGCGCTACGACAAGCGGGCGCGGGTCTATTTCTCGGTACTCACCTTGTTCCTCACCATCGTGATCGATACGGCCGCCACACTTTATGCCGGCGGGCTGATGCTGAAGCTCTTCTTCCCCGACACGCCGATGTGGGTAACGATCACCGGGCTCGCCACCTTTGCCGGCGCCTACACCATCGCCGGCGGGCTGGCGGCCGTGATGTATACCGATTCCGTCCAGGCGGTCATTCTCCTTGTCGGCTGCACCGTCATTTCGGTCATTGCCTATAATACGGTCGGGGGCTGGGATGCGATCACCGCCGCTGTACCAGAAACCAAACTTAGCCTCATCCGTCCGCTCGATGATCCGGGCATGCCATGGCTCGGCCTCCTGCTCGGGGCGCCGCTCCTTGGCTTCTATGTCTGGTGTAACAACCAGTTCATGGTGCAGCGCGTGCTTTCGGCCAAGTCGATCGAGCATGGCCGCTGGGGCGCGCTGTTCGGTGGCCTGCTGAAGTTGCCGGTACTGTTCCTGATGGTACTGCCGGGTACCGCCGCCATCATCCTGTTCCCGGAACTCGAACGCGCTGACCTCGTGTTCCCCACCCTGCTGACGCACCTGCTGCCTACTGGCCTTCTCGGCCTTGTGCTCGCCGGCTTCCTTGCTGCGATCATGAGCCAGGTGACCTCGACCGTGAATTCCGCCGCCACGCTCGTGACGATGGATTTCATCAAGCCGCGCTGGCCGGAACTGAAGGCCGACCGCATGGTCGCCGTCGGCCGCCTTGTCACGCTGTGCATCCTGCTCGCCGCGATCCTCTGGGCGCCGCAGATCGGCAAGTTCGATTCGCTCTTCAAATATCTGCAGAAGATCCTGACCTATGCGGTGACGCCGACCGTGGCGCTTTTCATCCTCGGCAGCTTCTGGCGCGGTGCGAACGCCACGGGGGCGATTGCCACGCTCGGCCTTGGCACGCTCGCCGGTGCCATCTGCTTCGTGCTGATTGAAGTCACCGGCACCTTCCATCTGCACTTCCTCTATATGGCGCCGATCCTCTTTGCCTTCTCCTGCCTCGTGCTGGTGGTGGCAAGCGGCCTGAAGCGCGGTTCGGAAGTCTCCGACGTCGAAAATTATGTCTGGACGGTTGCAGGCTACCGCGCCGAGACCGAGGCGCTGAAGGCTCTGCCCTGGTGGCAGAATTACCGCCTGCACGCGCTCGCGCTCACCGTGATTGCCACCGTCATTGTTGTCTCGTTCCGGTAA